One stretch of Ooceraea biroi isolate clonal line C1 chromosome 4, Obir_v5.4, whole genome shotgun sequence DNA includes these proteins:
- the LOC105283606 gene encoding insulin-like growth factor I isoform X1, producing the protein MRHVMNKTKTVLLLALLLLNVLLAAGYVPYKKSHLKMQKLCSKSLSDALYVVCRESGYNEPFSYSGEDEPRADTGPGLVEECCYHSCSYDQLTQYCKPLPEEKRADSRDVIGESNVANLPYSTSTRDLSSEQNPPLEMDHVGGAIKRKVDDLKRGRHRGKGGRNDDECRGKADAKKRHRGRHCRCRHRRLQCRRASKVSHGNVKPLVNKFTTAPPTQNTTSFPVTS; encoded by the exons ATGAGACACGTGATGAACAAGACGAAAACGGTGCTTCTGCTCGCGCTGCTGCTCCTAAACGTCCTTCTCGCCGCCGGATACGTTCCCTACAAGAAGTCACATCTGAAGATGCAGAAGCTGTGCTCCAAGAGCCTGAGCGATGCCCTGTACGTCGTCTGCCGGGAGAGTGGCTACAATGAGCCCTTCTCGTACAGTGGTGAGGACGAGCCGAGGGCGGACACCGGGCCCGGACTTGTCGAGGAGTGCTGTTACCACTCGTGCAGCTACGATCAGCTCACGCAGTACTGCAAACCCTTGCCGGAAGAGAAACGAGCTGACTCGAGAGACGTCAT CGGGGAGTCGAACGTAGCGAATTTGCCTTATTCCACATCGACGAGAGATCTGTCGTCGGAGCAGAATCCACCATTGGAGATGGACCATGTCGGCGGTGCGATAAAACGTAAGGTCGATGATTTGAAAAGGGGACGGCACAGGGGGAAAGGTGGTCGCAATGATGATGAATGCAGGGGAAAGGCTGATGCGAAAAAGCGACATCGCGGCAGGCATTGCAGATGCCGGCATCGGCGTCTGCAGTGTCGCCGAGCTAGCAAG GTTTCCCATGGCAACGTTAAGCCTCTAGTTAACAAATTTACTACAGCACCGCCGACACAAAACACTACATCGTTTCCTGTTACATCATAA
- the LOC105283605 gene encoding uncharacterized protein LOC105283605 codes for MMRLHRNGEHRIVLILVLITCGISWASMQCKMVVMDVHMRRCRLGAGRTKRATERFDFQKYDEKSKRQEGPDYSTESHDFSAPQKRQLTPGRIGDIILPIAVETANRARTYTTSGTGYYDPGPSLIERIYGRPGYYPSSSYPPGKSITPFRAPTLRIFEDFGLDLNNEELEELYNDIYERLPRAPKEEAWKAFLETASKCCQNIDRCKKETTHIPCLAV; via the exons ATGATGCGACTGCATCGGAACGGAGAGCATCGGATCGTGTTGATTCTGGTGCTAATTACATGTGGAATCTCGTGGGCCAGCATGCAATGCAAAATGGTAGTGATGGATGTGCACATGAGGAGATGCAGACTCGGCGCTGGTAGAACCAAGAGAGCCACGGAGAGATTCGATTTTCAGAAGTACGACGAGAAGTCCAAGAGGCAGGAAGGGCCCG ACTACTCGACAGAGTCTCACGACTTCAGTGCACCACAGAAAAGACAACTGACACCCGGACGAATCGGCGACATCATCCTACCGATTGCGGTGGAGACTGCAAACAGAGCCAGAACGTACACCACGTCTGGGACAGGATATTACGATCCCGGTCCGAGCCTGATAGAACGCATTTACGGTCGGCCAGGATATTATCCCTCATCATCTTATCCGCCCGGCAAGAGTATTACGCCCTTTCGCGCTCCG ACCCTCAGGATTTTCGAGGATTTCGGTCTCGATCTGAATAACGAAGAATTGGAAGAATTGTACAACGATATCTACGAAAGACTACCTAGAGCTCCGAAGGAGGAAGCTTGGAAAGCTTTCTTAGAGACAGCATCGAAATGCTGTCAAAATATCGACAGGTGTAAAAAGGAAACGACGCATATACCATGCCTTGCGGTTTAA
- the LOC105283606 gene encoding insulin-like growth factor I isoform X2, translated as MRHVMNKTKTVLLLALLLLNVLLAAGYVPYKKSHLKMQKLCSKSLSDALYVVCRESGYNEPFSYSGEDEPRADTGPGLVEECCYHSCSYDQLTQYCKPLPEEKRADSRDVIGESNVANLPYSTSTRDLSSEQNPPLEMDHVGGAIKRFPWQR; from the exons ATGAGACACGTGATGAACAAGACGAAAACGGTGCTTCTGCTCGCGCTGCTGCTCCTAAACGTCCTTCTCGCCGCCGGATACGTTCCCTACAAGAAGTCACATCTGAAGATGCAGAAGCTGTGCTCCAAGAGCCTGAGCGATGCCCTGTACGTCGTCTGCCGGGAGAGTGGCTACAATGAGCCCTTCTCGTACAGTGGTGAGGACGAGCCGAGGGCGGACACCGGGCCCGGACTTGTCGAGGAGTGCTGTTACCACTCGTGCAGCTACGATCAGCTCACGCAGTACTGCAAACCCTTGCCGGAAGAGAAACGAGCTGACTCGAGAGACGTCAT CGGGGAGTCGAACGTAGCGAATTTGCCTTATTCCACATCGACGAGAGATCTGTCGTCGGAGCAGAATCCACCATTGGAGATGGACCATGTCGGCGGTGCGATAAAAC GTTTCCCATGGCAACGTTAA